The Phaeobacter gallaeciensis DSM 26640 genomic sequence CGCCAAACTCCAGCGGAGTGTCCAGCACCAGAAACACGCCAACCACCTTATCCAGCCCATCCAGACGTGCATGGGGCAGGGCAACGCCGTGCCCGACCCCGGTGGGGCCAAGGCTTTCGCGATCCAGCAAAGCCTCGACCGTTGGTTGCGCGGGCAGCCCGTAGGCGAGTTGAGCAACATCTGCAATCTCTTGAAACAGACGCTTTTTGCTGGATGCAGCACCAAAGACACGAACGGCCTCTGGCTTCAGGATGTTAGAGATCTGCATACTTCGATAGCTCCGCTCAACTCACGTAAGACGCCGTGACAGGTTACGGATCGATCCACCCGATATTCCCGTCTTCCCGACGATAGACGACATTCAGGCCGTCCTTGCCTTCCTTGCGAAACACCAGAACCGGGGCGCCTGCCAGTTCCATTTGCATCACGGCCTCGCCAACCGAAAGGGATGGAATTTGCGTTTCCATCTCGGCGACGATGATTGGCTGCAATGATTCTGGTTCAGACTCGGTGCCGGCGTCTTCAGAGGCGAGGATATAAGAGCTAGCGCCGGAGAGTTCAACCGGCTCGCTCCGGTCGCGGTGGTGGTCCTTCAAACGGCGCTTGTAACGGCGCAGCTGTTTTTCCATTTTTTCACAGCAGGCCTCAAATGCGGCATAAATTTCAGTGGCATGCGCTTTTGCTTGTGCGGTCAGACCAGTGGACAGATGCACAGTCGTTTCACAAACATATTCATGCGCAGACCGCGAAAAGACAACATTGGCGTCAGTCGGACGTTCAGCATATTTCGCGACCGCCGCTCCAAGCTCCGATTGCACATGGGACTGCAACGCTTCGCCAATGTCGATCTGTTTTCCGCTGATTTGGTAACGCATGTGATCTCCTTCACAAATAGACCTTCAAAACCCAGTCCGGGCCAAGCCCGCCTGCTATCGTTCAGTTCTGAAAGTGGGATTTAGGCAAGACAGTCGATTGCATTCGTCTGGGCCTTGGTAACAAGGCTGGAGCGAGGACAGCATCGGACTGCGGTTTTGCCATATCTCAATTCGATGCCAACGAGGCGGGAGAGTCAATGCAAATCGGCGTCAATCGGTTACCCAAATATGAGGAGGCAGCGGGTTTCCACTTGTTGTCAGATAGTTGACGAATGGCACTCGGCAAAAACCGCGATAGGACGCAGAGGCGACCCATTCGGAATTGCGGGTGGTGCGATCAGGAAATCCGGAAATTGTCACCCAGATAGACGCGGCGGACGTTTTCATTGTCGACCACCTCGGCCGGGGTGCCGGACATCAGCACCTTGCCGTCGTGCAAGATATACGCCCGGTCCACGATCTCCAGTGTCTCGCGGACATTGTGGTCAGTGATCAGCACACCGATACCGCGTTTCTTGAGATCGCCCACCAGATGGCGGATATCACCGACAGAGATCGGATCCACCCCGGCAAAGGGCTCATCCAGCAGCAGATACTTCGGGTCTGCCGCCAGGCAGCGGGCGATTTCAACGCGGCGACGCTCGCCACCCGACAGGGCCAGGGCGGGTGCCCGGCGCAAATGCTCAATCGAGAAATCGGACAACAATTCTTCGAGCCGTTCGCGCCGTTTGTGAGCGTGCTTCACCGCAATATCCAGCACAGAGGAGATATTGTCCTCCACCGAGAGGCCACGAAAAATCGACATCTCTTGCGGCAGGTAACCGATCCCCATGCGGGCGCGCCGATACATCGGCAGGGTGGTGGCATTCTGCCCGTCAATCGTGACGGAGCCTGCCTCGGGGAACACCAGCCCGGCAATGGCGTAGAAGCTGGTGGTCTTACCCGAGCCATTGGGGCCGAGCAGGGCCACGACTTCGCCCCGGTCCAGCGACATGGAGACGTCGCGGATCACCACCTTTTTGCTGTAGGATTTGCGCAGCTTCTCGATACGCAGGCCCGAGCTGCCGTTGGTGACTGTCAGTTCCGGTTTTGCCATCAGTCGCCGCCGCCGTTGAGGATGGTTTTGACGCGGCCGGACAGGCTTGCGGTGCCAGTGGTCAGATCCACCACAAGACGGTTCGATGTCAATGTGCCCGTTGACTGGCTCAGCAGGACATTACCCGTCATCACCACAGTGCCGGAATCGATGGTATATTCGGCTTTGTCGGCCTCAGCTGCGTCGGGGCCATTGACCAGCAGGACATCACCTGTGGCTTCCAGCCGCTCGACGCCGGTCTTTCCGGTTTCGTCCTGCTTGTAGATCACCAGCACATCATTTGCCGACAGGCGCATCACGCCCTGAATAATCACCACATCACCGATAAACCGCGCTGAGCCATCAGCCTGATTTACATCCAGTGTTTCTGCGGTGACCTCAACCGGTTGAGACGGGTCTGCCTTGACCGCGCCAAATGCGATGGATGCAGATTGCGCCGAAAGCCCTGTGGCAAACAGGGTGACCGGCAGGCAGAACATCAAAACACGCAGATACAACACAGGTTATCTTTCCAATTGTTGCGGGTCATATAGCAGCTTGACCCCTTTGTTGAAAACCATATGTACCGCCCCGCTATCGGTTTTTGTATCGATCTGCATGGCGCCGGCGGTCAGATCCCCCATGGCACCGCTGGCCTGAACCGGGCCGGGGCTGTCCGCGCGCACACCACTGAGGGCTGCATTCAATTCCTGAGTGGTGACACGCAAACCATCGCTGGACAGGATTTCAACATCGCCGCGAAAGTTTGCCATATCCTTGTCCGGGCGCAAGGCGCCGGTGTCGGAACTTAGCAGGAAACGGCCACCGCCGGTCATCTTGATCTCAGCCTCAAGGTTCACAGCCGTCGCCGGCGCATCTGCGCCGCCTGGGCGGGCGAGGGCGGCGGTTACCATGATCTCATCGCCCTGCGCCGTAGTGCCTGAGAAAAATGGCGCGGTGATCTGCTGACCACGGGTACGGTCTTCCAGATCCTGCTCCGCAAAAGGGATCACTGCATCGGTGTTCACGCCGCGCGAAATCAGAAACATGGTCGACATCAACGCCAGAGCCATCAGCGGCAGCAGGACCTTCAGGTAGGCCACAAGGCGGGAATAGCCGTCCATCGTTCCTTGGCCTCCGTTAGCCCAGCCCGACGCGCAGGCAGTCGTGGATATGCAGCAACCCCACCGCCTGCGCGGTGTTACCCTCCGGATCGACAACAAACAGGCAGGTAATCTTACGGTCGTTCATGATCGCGACGGCTTCTTCGGCCAATGAACCGGGGGCAATCGTTGTCGGATCGCTGGTCATCACATCAGCCGCTGTTTTGTCCAGCAACCCATCCATATGCCGCCTTAAGTCACCGTCGGTTATAATGCCCTGCAAGGCGCCATCGGCGCCTGTGACGCCTGCGACGCCAAATCCCTTCTGGCTGATTTCGATCAGCGCATCGGACATCGGGGTGTCTGCACCGACCAGCGGCAGCGCGGCCCCGTCGTGCATAAGATCGTCGACCTTTGACAGCCGCGCGCCCAATTTACCACCGGGGTGGAAGGCGCGGAAGTTTTCAGGCCGGAAATCGCGATGCTTCATCAGGGCGATGGCCAGCGCATCGCCCATCGCCAATGTCAGCGTTGTTGAAATCGACGGCACCATGCCAAAGCCGCAGGCCTCCCCCAAGGCGGGAATTTGCAGATGCACATCCGCCTCTTTCATCAGGGTGCTGTCCATACGGCTGGACAGCCCGATCAGCGGGATACCGAAGCGACGGGTGAACGACAGAAGGTTGGCCAGCTCAGGCGCTTCACCCGAATTGGAGATCGCCAGAACCACATCTCCCTTGGATAACATGCCGAGGTCGCCATGGCTGGCTTCTGCCGGATGGACGAAATAGGCGGGCGTTCCGGTAGATGCGAGAGTCGCCGCGATCTTATGCCCGATATGGCCGGATTTGCCGATCCCGCTGACGATAACGCGGCCTTCGGCCTGCAAGACCAGATCAACCGCTTCGGCAAAGCGCGCATCCAGCCCGTCTGCCAGCGCATCAAGGGCGCGGGCCTCATCGGTGATCACCTGTCGCGCGGTGGCGAGGAATGTCTCTGCGCTGCTCATGAGTGTGCAAAGATGTCTGTGTCAGACCAACCTGCGAGGTCCAACTTGGCGCGCATTGGCAGGAAATCGAAGCAGGCCCGTGCCATGTCACTGCGACCTTCACGTTCCAGACGCTTGTCCAGAGCGGCACGCAAACGGTGTAGGTGCAGCACGTCGGAGGCGGCATAGTCAAGCTGTGCGTCGCTCAGTTGCGCGGCACCCCAATCGCTCATCTGCTGTTGTTTGGAAATATCCACGCCGATCAGCTCCTGCGTCAGGTTTCTCAGCCCATGGCGATCCGTATAGGTGCGTACCAGGCGGCTGGCGATCTTGGTACAATAAACCGGGGCAGCCAATGCGCCAAAGGCATGATACATCGCGGCGATATCGAACCGGCCAAAATGAAACAATTTCAGAACCTTGGGGTCCTCCAGCATCGCGCAAAGATTCGGCGCTGCGGTCTGCCCTTTGGCGATCTGCACCATATGGGCATTGCCGTCACCGCCCGACAGCTGAACGACACAGAGCCGATCCCGATGCGGGTTGAGTCCCATCGTCTCGCAGTCGATTGCGACCACCGGCCCCAGATCGAGCCCGTCGGGCAGGTCGTTTTGATAGAGGTGATTGGCCAAGTGACAGGATCCTTTGTCTTGCCGATGCGGCGTGTTTGGCACCGAGATAGGGGTTTCGGCGGGCAAACTCAACTCTTGCAGGGCATAGGATCCATCGACACGTCTGCACTCAGGCTGAACCTCAGGTCAGGGCGGAGCTAAGTGGTCAATGGATAGGCCGACACACAATGCCCAGCACCATCGGTATGCTGCTCGTGCAAATGATACTGTCGGGGATATGGTGCCCAGGAGAGGACTCGAACCTCCACGTCCATACGGACACTAGCACCTGAAGCTAGCGCGTCTACCAATTCCGCCACCTGGGCAGGTGTCGTGAGGGGCGTATAAGCAGAAGCAGCAGGGGCGTCAAACGGAAAATTCACCGCGCAGCGGATCTGGAAATTCGATGCCTGATCAGCGGGAATAGCGGGGAAATCTTGGACGGCGCATCACCGGCGTGAGCCAACCCGGTGCCCTATAAGAGCATCATCATAGGTTTATGAATGTCGGGGATATGGTGCCCAGGAGAGGACTCGAACCTCCACGTCCATACGGACACTAGCACCTGAAGCTAGCGCGTCTACCAATTCCGCCACCTGGGCAGGTGTCGTGAGGGGCGTATAAGCAGAAGCAGCAGGGGCGTCAAACGGAAAATTCATGGTTTCTGGGGCTCGTCACATCGCTCAGGGCGATCGGCAGCTGTCCGCGACTGCGTATGCTGTTTGTAGACCTGACGTGGGCCGTCATGCGGTTCTGAGAAAGTTCATGTTGAGCGCGACATCAGTCAGAAAGCTGCGCCAGGCGCTATGTGTATCTTCGCTCCATTCCGGGCCGAGGATGTCTGCCAGCGCACCGGTGAAGCTGTGAATGAACCCATCAAAATGTGCATCGGTGATCTGGATCGCACGATGGCGCTCTCCTTGATGTTTCAGTATCGCCGACAATTTTTCCGGATGGTCCAACGCTTCGATAATATGCGTAAGTGAGGTCAGCAATTTTTCGTGCTGACTTGCCATATCGTTGGGGAAAAGTGCGCGCACGTCCGGGCAGATTTCAAAAAATTTCGCGTAGAACAGGCGCACAAAGTGATCCAGCTCCATACGTTCGCTTTCAACACTTTTGTGAATCAGGGTTCTGCCGTCCTCTGACACCATGATGCCGGGCCTCCGATCTGCCGTGGATAGTCGACGAACTGGTATTCGGGATTGGCACACAACCTATATCACGGAGCTAAATCAGTCGTTAATGGCCCCGTGGGATAAGGCGCAGAGAGAGTTGTGCCGCGATGGGTCGATTTGCGCCTTGTTCCAAAGGGCGCAGGGCGGTAAATCGGATCAACAGCTAATGTAGGAGCCAAAAGATGTCCAAACTGGTCACGATCTATGGCGGGTCCGGTTTTGTCGGCCGTTACATCGCCCGCCGCATGGCCAAGGAAGGTTGGCGTGTCCGCGTCGCCGTACGCCGTCCGAATGAGGCGATGTATGTCAAACCCTATGGCGTGCCCGGCCAGGTGGAGCCCGTTCTGTGCAATATCCGCGATGATGCCTCGGTTGCCGCAGTGATGCAGGGGGCGGATGCGGTGGTGAACTGCGTTGGCATCCTGAATGAGCTAGGCAAGAACACATTTGATGCCGTTCAGGCGGACGGCGCTGAGCGTATCGCGCGAATCGCTGCCGGTCAGAGCGTCAGCGCCATGGTTCATGTGTCTGCCGTCGGTGCAGATCAGGATAGCGACAGCGAATATGCCCAGTCAAAGGCCGCTGGCGAAGCGGCTGTGCTGGAGCATATGCCAAACGCGGTGATTCTGCGTCCGTCTATTATCTTTGGTGCCGAAGATCAGTTCTTCAATCGGTTTGCTGCGATGACACGTCTGTCGCCGGTGCTGCCGATCGCCCATGCCGATACTAAGTTCCAGCCGGTCTATGTTGACGATGTTGCCAAGGCAGCCGTTGCTGCGGTGCTCGGTCAGGCGGAGCCGGGTGTCTATGAGTTGGGTGGTCCGGAGGTGAAGAGCTTTGGCGCGCTGATGCAGCAGATGCTTGAGGTGATTGATCGTCGTCGCCTGGTGCTGTCGCTGCCCGGTCCGATTGCAAAGCTGGTGGCGCTTGGTTTTGACGTGATGCAGTTCGTGAGCTTCCAGCTGATCGAGAACAAGATGCTGACTCGCGACCAGCTGAAGAACCTTGGTGCTGATAATGTGGTCTCTGATGACGCCAAAGGCTTTGATGAGTTGGGGATTCATCCGGTTTCTCTGGCGTCGGTTCTGCCGGACTACCTGTGGAAGTTCCGCCCCTCGGGTCAATACAGTGAACTGATGGACTCCGCGCGCAACCTGCGCAACGATCTCTGATCTCTCAGTCTGGTTCAAAATAGCTAAGGCGCGGCACTGGTCCGCGCCTTTTTTTGTTGGGCGGCGTTTGGCGCAGGCTGATCAGCTCTGGTAAGCGATGGTCAGCAATACAAGGCCCAGAATCACGCGATAGATGACATAGGGTGTAAAACTGACGGAGCGCAGCAGCCGCATCATCAGGGTCAGGGCCGCAAGCGCGGCAATCATCGACAACAGCGCTGCTATGGCCGCATCCCGCATCACCGCAGCGTTGGCATCTATGGCCACTTCAGCACCCAGCAACACGCCGGAGGCGATGATTGTCGGAATCGACATCAGCATGGAGAGGCGCGCCGCATCCATCCGGGTGTACCCCAGCTGGCGGGCGCCAGTGATGGTGATGCCGGACCGGGATGTGCCGGGGATCAGCGCCAGCATTTGCCACAGCCCCATGATTAGCGCATCGCGCAGGTTCCAGTCACTG encodes the following:
- a CDS encoding PTS sugar transporter subunit IIA; translation: MQISNILKPEAVRVFGAASSKKRLFQEIADVAQLAYGLPAQPTVEALLDRESLGPTGVGHGVALPHARLDGLDKVVGVFLVLDTPLEFGAVDRQPIDIAFALFAPEDAGVEHLKALALVSRTLREQSFCTKLRANPDPATLHTILTEDQSVQAA
- the hpf gene encoding ribosome hibernation-promoting factor, HPF/YfiA family, encoding MRYQISGKQIDIGEALQSHVQSELGAAVAKYAERPTDANVVFSRSAHEYVCETTVHLSTGLTAQAKAHATEIYAAFEACCEKMEKQLRRYKRRLKDHHRDRSEPVELSGASSYILASEDAGTESEPESLQPIIVAEMETQIPSLSVGEAVMQMELAGAPVLVFRKEGKDGLNVVYRREDGNIGWIDP
- the lptB gene encoding LPS export ABC transporter ATP-binding protein, with the translated sequence MAKPELTVTNGSSGLRIEKLRKSYSKKVVIRDVSMSLDRGEVVALLGPNGSGKTTSFYAIAGLVFPEAGSVTIDGQNATTLPMYRRARMGIGYLPQEMSIFRGLSVEDNISSVLDIAVKHAHKRRERLEELLSDFSIEHLRRAPALALSGGERRRVEIARCLAADPKYLLLDEPFAGVDPISVGDIRHLVGDLKKRGIGVLITDHNVRETLEIVDRAYILHDGKVLMSGTPAEVVDNENVRRVYLGDNFRIS
- a CDS encoding LptA/OstA family protein — translated: MFCLPVTLFATGLSAQSASIAFGAVKADPSQPVEVTAETLDVNQADGSARFIGDVVIIQGVMRLSANDVLVIYKQDETGKTGVERLEATGDVLLVNGPDAAEADKAEYTIDSGTVVMTGNVLLSQSTGTLTSNRLVVDLTTGTASLSGRVKTILNGGGD
- the lptC gene encoding LPS export ABC transporter periplasmic protein LptC — translated: MDGYSRLVAYLKVLLPLMALALMSTMFLISRGVNTDAVIPFAEQDLEDRTRGQQITAPFFSGTTAQGDEIMVTAALARPGGADAPATAVNLEAEIKMTGGGRFLLSSDTGALRPDKDMANFRGDVEILSSDGLRVTTQELNAALSGVRADSPGPVQASGAMGDLTAGAMQIDTKTDSGAVHMVFNKGVKLLYDPQQLER
- a CDS encoding KpsF/GutQ family sugar-phosphate isomerase, with amino-acid sequence MSSAETFLATARQVITDEARALDALADGLDARFAEAVDLVLQAEGRVIVSGIGKSGHIGHKIAATLASTGTPAYFVHPAEASHGDLGMLSKGDVVLAISNSGEAPELANLLSFTRRFGIPLIGLSSRMDSTLMKEADVHLQIPALGEACGFGMVPSISTTLTLAMGDALAIALMKHRDFRPENFRAFHPGGKLGARLSKVDDLMHDGAALPLVGADTPMSDALIEISQKGFGVAGVTGADGALQGIITDGDLRRHMDGLLDKTAADVMTSDPTTIAPGSLAEEAVAIMNDRKITCLFVVDPEGNTAQAVGLLHIHDCLRVGLG
- a CDS encoding ribonuclease D, yielding MANHLYQNDLPDGLDLGPVVAIDCETMGLNPHRDRLCVVQLSGGDGNAHMVQIAKGQTAAPNLCAMLEDPKVLKLFHFGRFDIAAMYHAFGALAAPVYCTKIASRLVRTYTDRHGLRNLTQELIGVDISKQQQMSDWGAAQLSDAQLDYAASDVLHLHRLRAALDKRLEREGRSDMARACFDFLPMRAKLDLAGWSDTDIFAHS
- a CDS encoding globin domain-containing protein is translated as MVSEDGRTLIHKSVESERMELDHFVRLFYAKFFEICPDVRALFPNDMASQHEKLLTSLTHIIEALDHPEKLSAILKHQGERHRAIQITDAHFDGFIHSFTGALADILGPEWSEDTHSAWRSFLTDVALNMNFLRTA
- a CDS encoding complex I NDUFA9 subunit family protein yields the protein MSKLVTIYGGSGFVGRYIARRMAKEGWRVRVAVRRPNEAMYVKPYGVPGQVEPVLCNIRDDASVAAVMQGADAVVNCVGILNELGKNTFDAVQADGAERIARIAAGQSVSAMVHVSAVGADQDSDSEYAQSKAAGEAAVLEHMPNAVILRPSIIFGAEDQFFNRFAAMTRLSPVLPIAHADTKFQPVYVDDVAKAAVAAVLGQAEPGVYELGGPEVKSFGALMQQMLEVIDRRRLVLSLPGPIAKLVALGFDVMQFVSFQLIENKMLTRDQLKNLGADNVVSDDAKGFDELGIHPVSLASVLPDYLWKFRPSGQYSELMDSARNLRNDL